A genomic segment from Diadema setosum chromosome 11, eeDiaSeto1, whole genome shotgun sequence encodes:
- the LOC140234599 gene encoding uncharacterized protein, giving the protein MNDLKGDNALLYMPPTGHRWRAKIIDFGLVTSRSDQNFTRFCDHVKDRYRRGEIYRHIAPEVALHDQPKSVHSDVFQLGRLLWAMGMSSGDKELTDIGDACRSSTPVYRPAIDAVVDELRMMMK; this is encoded by the exons ATGAATGACCTGAAGGGAGACAACGCCTTGCTCTACATGCCACCCACAG GTCATCGATGGCGGGCCAAGATCATCGACTTCGGTCTGGTAACCTCTAGGAGCGACCAGAACTTCACCCGATTCTGCGACCACGTGAAAGACAGGTACCGTCGAGGCGAGATCTATCGACACATCGCGCCAGAGGTTGCCCTCCACGACCAGCCCAAGAGCGTCCACAGCGACGTCTTCCAACTCGGCCGACTCTTGTGGGCCATGGGGATGTCCAGTGGCGACAAAGAACTGACCGACATCGGGGACGCCTGCCGGAGTTCCACGCCCGTCTATCGGCCTGCCATCGATGCTGTTGTCGACGAgctgaggatgatgatgaagtaA